From the Solanum stenotomum isolate F172 chromosome 4, ASM1918654v1, whole genome shotgun sequence genome, one window contains:
- the LOC125862374 gene encoding FCS-Like Zinc finger 6-like encodes MMLGKRARPPIIKRTTSMTEFTLDPTLNYQLDHHTPRSNGQDQTLLLTRRKSADFIETSHFLRSCSLCERHLIPGHDIYMYRGDSAFCSLDCREKQMNQDARKEKCTSSATTRKKSTNSAPSVASGMESTIPMPQARP; translated from the exons atgatgctAGGAAAGAGGGCAAGGCcaccaataatcaagagaacaacAAGTATGACAGAATTCACCTTAGATCCTACCCTTAATTATCAACTTGATCATCATACTCCACGATCCAACGGTCAAGATCAAACTTTGTTATTGACTCGTAGAAAATCAGCTGATTTCATTGAAACTTCTCATTTTCTTAGATCTTGCTCCCTCTGTGAACGCCACTTAATCCCCGGTCACGATATCTACATGTACAG agGAGATAGTGCTTTTTGCAGCCTAGACTGTAGAGAAAAACAAATGAATCAAGATGCAAGAAAAGAGAAGTGTACTTCAAGTGCTACAACTAGGAAGAAATCTACAAATTCAGCCCCTTCTGTGGCAAGCGGGATGGAGTCCACCATTCCGATGCCACAGGCTAGGCCATAA
- the LOC125863241 gene encoding probable glucan 1,3-beta-glucosidase A: MQLINMTTYSSCAKKLLFAYYLFIISSCCIFNFSYGRNLNPNFKVKAVNLGGWLLTEGWIKPSLFDGIPNKDFLDGTGLQFKSVTVGKYLCAELGGGNIIVANRTDASGWETFKIWRINSTTFNFRVFNKEFVGIDGSGNVVAVKNKAGISETFEIVRNSDDPNRVRIKSTNGFFLQVKTEELVTADNGGNGGWGNDDPSVFIIKTSGRLEGEFQITNGYGPIMAPQVMREHWRTYIVEEDFKFIASNGLNAVRIPIGWWIASDPTPPKPYVGGSLHALDNAFLWARKYGLNVIIDLHAAPGSQNPWEHSSNRDGTIEWGKTDDTIQQTVEVIDFLTARYAKNPSLYAVELINEPLAPEVTLDMVKKLYQDGYNAVRKHSSTAYVVMSNRLGSSDATELLTFASGLKGSVIDVHYYNLFSDIYDNMSVQQNLDYVKYDRTAQLNIVTQSNGPLTFVGEWVAEWQVRDATKEDYQKYANAQLEVFGRATFGWAYWTLKNVNNHWSMEWMIKNGYIKL; this comes from the exons ATGCAACTCATAAATATGACAACTTATTCATCATGTGCAAAGAAATTACTTTTTGCCTACTACTTGTTCATCATTTCTTCTTGttgcatatttaatttttcatatggAAGAAATTTAAATCCTAATTTCAAAGTTAAAGCTGTTAATCTTGGTGGTTGGCTTCTTACTGAAGGATGGATTAAACCTTCTCTTTTTGATGGCATCCCTAATAAAGATTTTCTG GATGGGACTGGATTGCAATTCAAATCAGTAACAGTAGGGAAGTATTTATGTGCTGAATTAGGAGGAGGAAATATTATTGTTGCTAATAGAACAGATGCTTCTGGATGGGAAACATTCAAA ATTTGGAGGATAAATAGCACCACATTTAATTTTAGGGTGTTTAATAAAGAATTTGTGGGAATTGATGGAAGTGGAAATGTGGTAGCAGTTAAAAACAAAGCTGGAATTTCAGAGACTTTTGAGATTGTAAGAAATTCTGATGATCCAAATCGTGTAAGGATTAAATCAACAAATGGTTTCTTCTTACAG GTAAAAACAGAAGAGCTTGTGACAGCTGATAATGGAGGTAATGGGGGGTGGGGTAATGATGATCCTTCTGTTTTCATCATCAAAACTAGTGGAAGACTTGAAGGAGAATTTCAAATAACTAATGGCTATGGTCCAATCATGGCACCACAAGTTATGAGA GAACATTGGAGAACATATATAGTAGAAGAAGACTTCAAGTTCATAGCAAGCAATGGACTAAATGCAGTGAGAATTCCAATTGGATGGTGGATTGCAAGTGACCCAACACCTCCAAAGCCCTATGTTGGAGGCTCATTACATGCCTTAGACAATGCCTTTTTATGGGCCAG GAAATATGGACTTAATGTTATAATAGATCTACATGCTGCACCTGGTTCCCAAAATCCTTGGGAGCACAGTTCCAACAGAGATGGTACTATAGAATGGGGAAAAACTGATGACACCATTCAACAAACAGTTGAAGTAATTGACTTCCTAACAGCCAG gtaTGCCAAGAATCCAAGCCTATATGCAGTGGAGTTAATCAATGAGCCATTAGCACCTGAAGTTACATTAGACATGGTCAAAAAATTGTACCAAGACGGATACAATGCTGTCAGAAAACATTCTTCTACAGCATATGTTGTAATGTCCAACAGATTAGGATCATCAGATGCAACAGAACTTTTGACATTTGCTAGTGGCTTAAAGGGATCTGTTATTGATGTTCATTATTACAACCTATTCTCTGACATATATGACAACATGTCTGTCCAACAAAATCTTGATTATGTCAAATATGATCGTACTGCTCAACTCAATATTGTCACTCAATCTAATGGTCCTCTCACTTTTGTTG gGGAATGGGTTGCTGAATGGCAAGTTAGAGATGCAACAAAAGAGGATTACCAAAAGTATGCTAATGCTCAATTAGAAGTGTTTGGACGTGCAACATTTGGTTGGGCTTATTGGACATTGAAAAATGTCAACAACCATTGGAGTATGGAGTGGATGATTAAAAATGGCTATATCAAACTTTAa